aaatacaagagaAAGCACACGCATAGAAATCTCTCAACTGAGGACTAGAACATATTCAATATAGTAATGCATATTTGGGACTGCTTAACAAGTTATTAATATGGCTCAATGTTGTGACTGAGAATACTtagagaaaacaaaagaaaactcgCACTCaaaacggacagacagattaAAGTACGAAATTTTAAGGCCATGCCAGaccgtttttgtttttgtaaaaaaaaatatatgtatatatattgtatatagtatacagtATTAAACAGAGCGACAAATACGAGAGATCGTGTAAAAGTGGACCACAATTGTTAGTCCATAGATTTCAAGCTATTTTACATTATGTCATAGATTCTATAGATGTAAGTATGTTTATGTCTTATGATCTAGATATACATGTgtgtattactatatatatttttgtatatatatatctatcgTTTAAGATTTGATTTGACTTGTTGTTGATTGCCTACAAGCTAGTAATACCTTAGGTTTGCGCTAAGATTTCTAAACTTCATATTTAGAGATAGAGATGTATTATCATATTATATGTCTaggtaaatatgtatatgtaagttATTATGTATACAATTGtataatattgcaaatatttcaaatattcagTTTCATGAATTATATgcgaatatataaatataagtgtgtgtggtatgtttgtgtgtggtgtgtgctAAGcctatatacaatacaaattgcTTGTCTTCACTTTgttatcatttaatattacaatttgaGTTGTCATTTTTTTGAGAGGGAGCTTGCTTATAGAGCGTTCCTAGAGTAGAGGAAATTTCGAGTCGCACTAACGATCGTGCTTTCCATGTacaatgtttgttttgttttcttcgtGTGTTACAACTACAGtctataaaattaatatatgtttCGGGTTTTCAGtttaaatacaacacaaatacaaaatttgcaaatgaaataaatattactatgttttgcattttcactTTCATGTAGTAATATCGAATACAtgttgaattgaattgttgaGTGCGGAATTTTCACTTGGTACAACtgtttttaaatcatttttatattgtaaaagTGAATTCTATCCGTATTGAAGTTTTCAGTGCTTAACTCATTCTACGTTTGGTTTTTCTTGCTTTTCATAAGAGTTCATAAgttttatatagaaatgttAGTTAGTTTCAATTTTGTTCGCGTTTCCCTTACAAAGTTAGGGAtgattaaaagtaaaatacatGTAGATATAGAAGCATGTTTGCATCTGCATCGGTTTCTTTCGGTTCTATTACGGTTTCTGCATCAGATTGTGTATCATCTATTTTCTATTCGCATTGTCCTTCACATTCAGAATAGACCCTTGGCGCCGGCTAatcgatgtcgatgccgaAATCACATAAATCATCATTTGAGCGTATTGTATATGTTATCCTCGCCAGCCAGCTCCACTGTAGTCACATGCTGAGCTCCCGCAGTCGCATGACGCTCGCCAAGCGGTTCCTCGCCCAGATAAACCGTGTGGTAGCTAATGGCGCTTGTGGCGGGCGTGCAGTTGATTTCCACGCGACTAACAGACTGTGGTCCATTCGGCTGATACTTCAGCGAGGCATagtcaccatcatcatcatcatcgtccacATTGTCGTCTCCCTCGTCGTGTTGTGGCAGCTGCGTCAGCTGCGTAACGCCCGAGAAAGTGTCACATGTGTGTGAGGCGCAAATCTCCGCATAGATATTCTCCTTGGTGTAGTCGACAGCAATGGGTGCGACAGTTGCTTGAGGTGCTGCCGAAGCGGGGACACTGCCCAGGCTGGACAACACCAGAGAATCGCGCACATTCGAGTAGGGCAAATCATCCTCCACCAGAGAGGTGGGCGACAGCAATGCAGCTGGCGACAAAGCCACCAAACCACCCAGTAATGAGACGCCACCAGCAGCACGTCGTCCAGTGATAGGCTCCttggccagctgctgctgctcggccTTAAATTGCGCCAGACTGCGACGTTCACGTTCCGTTTCATGCAGCTGCATCTTCTGCGGCAGCGAAAAGTGTCGCAACTGATGCAGGCTGCTCGACGATTTGCTGTATTGTCTGGTCTTTACATGGAACTCATTGTACAGCTTTTCGGTGATGAATGATTGCGGCGGTGGCGTTTGATTCTCCACATCTTCCAGCTCGGTGCCTGCCTCACTAATGGCATCCGCATTGCCAGCCGCATTATGTGCCGAAAGAAGATCGGgacgctgctgtcgctgtccaTTCAAGAGCTCAATGTCCTGCAGCGACATTGACTTTTGCAGCAGAGTGTCCAACGACTTGGGCATGGAGCTGTGGTCAATGCTGGTGGTTAACGTTGTCGTTTCCGTCTCGCTGTGTAGCGACTGTGTGTCCGCGTGGACTGTGGCAATGGATGTCTCATTGTCGACATTGCCAAAACGCTCCTGCAACAACTTGGACATGTCCGTATAACGCTCCATGCTCATGCGCTTCGCCTGCACATCCATTTGCAGTTCCGCAACACAAGATTTATcctcctgctgttgttgctgctgctgatgttgttgttgcttgcgaAACCACTTCTTTTTGGTGGATTGAAAGACCTTCATGCGCTCGGTGATGCGATTTGTGCCCTGCGTTGAGGTttcattgctgctgttgagcgTTGCCGCtgcggctgcagcagctgctgccgcctcTTTGGCTTCGAGTTGCTCCAGATCGGTTTTGCTAAGAAATATGATTGAGTCCTCCTTCTCATGGGCCGACGTATTCGTTATTGCCGCCATACTGCTCTTCTCGCGCCGCAACAGCTTCGGCAAATGCAACGGCTTGAGGATCTTGAGACCTTCACGGGTTTTACTGCCGGATCGTTCGCTGCGTTGCAGCAACTCAACCTCCACCAGTTTTAGAAACTGATCACAATTGAATTGACAAAACTTGAGCAAACTCTGCACATATCCATTGGCCAGCATACGCTGATCTGATACGAATCCCAGCAGGCATTTTACCAACTGCATATCACTGCTCCAATACAATTTGCGCAATTGCAACGGCGGCTGTGCGGCCGAAGGTGGTGTTGAGCTGTGAGCATACTGTTCGTCAATGGGACAGCCAATGACCACATCCTCCTTGCTTACATGACTGATGCACAGCTGCTCGGGTATCTCGGTGCCGGCGGGTCCCGAAATGTAGCGCAACATCAGTGGCAACTGCTTGGCCGCCGAGACAAGAGCACCCAAGCGATGTACACACTCTGGATTCAGTTTGCGTTGCGTGTCACCCAGTttctgcagcagctgcggtATGCCCGGCTCAATTTCATAGAACTTGCCCTTGGTGGAGAGTGGCACATACAGCACTTGTCGCTGTTCGTTCAACAGCTGAGCGTAGCGACCTTCTCCTTGTCGCGTCCCATGTAACCGCCGCCGCTTGCCAAGTGCGGCTTGCAATTGCTGAGACTATTCGAttgactgtgactgtggccATTCTGACCATGCTCCTGCTTGCCATCCTCGAAGACGGCCAACAGCCGGAATACCTGTCCGCCTCGTGCCGTTGTCTTCACATACTGTGGCCGATTCTTGGTGGGCAGGCAGCCCTCATGACTGGGACTATTGCTGGCTGCATTGGGTGATGATTCGCTAAACGCCGGCATGTTATCCACCGAGGCAAACTTGTAAACACGCTCTCGCACCAGTTGCATGAGCGAGCCATATTGTGTGGCCGTTGGCAGCCCCTTCTCGTTCAGCAGTGAGAAATAACCTGAAGACAAAGACGGGGGAAATCAGTTTGACTCGTGTTGCCATGTCAACAGttgcctcagcagcagcaacaacagcggcagcagagCAACAGCTAATTGCATAATATTTGCTTATTGCATTGGTTCGGTTTGCGCCTCGTGGCTTCAAGTGGCTGTGAAAAGTCACATGGAGCCAACAATGGGTTCAGACAAatccaacacacaaaaaaaaaaaaaaaaaaaaaacaactaatgTACTTGCATAATATTCGAGATGAGCAATTGTTGTGATTATTCTACTGTAacactgtctgtctgtctgtttatTTGCCCTCCACCCCCCATGTTCCATTGTCCCAATGCCtttctgtcagtcagtcagttagctAGTCTGTCACTTCAGCAGTCTGTCACTCTGTCACGCACATTAGCAAACCAAAGCGAAACTCATATCTTCTATACTTCGGCCCTCAACTCTCATGGGGAGGCCCACTTAAATGCTTGAATAGCTCAGTAAACACCAAAATTAGCCAACTGTTTGAGCCATGTCATGAATAAGTCATGAGAATGCAGCGAGTTAAGCACTTCAATTACGTAATCGCTTTAAATCCTATTACTAAATAgtcaataaaagcaatttacaATACTAATAAACTCAATACAAATGTCAGTTTAgagcaaacgcaaaaaaacCTAATCACAATTAGaattaaacaataatagaGACCACATTAAGTTTGTGGATCattaaagaaaagtttttgaatttttaagtcatttgtttaattatgcaCAAGTCTATTttcatatcaaaataaataataggtGAAGTTAAGACCAATTTCAAGTTTTACAcgcaatatttaaatgacataattttcttttcagaGTTCTGTATTagacaataattaatttaatctgTTTAAATTGAGTTCgcattatttaaatgacaCAATGTACGTTTAAAACAAATGAACTACGCTTTTAATTAAGTAAAGAGTATCGAATAGTTAACAaacctatttttaataatgtaCAATGTCGCAGAACTCTTGACAGCcacttaataaattacattactCCTTTGGCTTTTTCTCATTAGCTTTAAGCTTGCAATTACTTTGTCAACTCTATACTAAATTACATTCTGATTCATCAGATGAATCATTTAGTTACATGAAACTCTAGTCGTTGCACACTTCCTCAAGTCgtccaaatattttaatattccatTCATTGACTCATGCTCaacctgctgctgttgctgttgttgacactgtttgaatttcaattgatcTACTCACCTGGAAACTCCTGCGGTATGAGAACAGTTTTCTTGCGCTGCGACGCCTGCAACTTGGCATTGTATCCATGATAGATATCGCGCTGTCGCACCAGCCTATATAGCAGAAAGACTTCATCACTGAACCCCAGAGTGTTGATGCTGCTATTgtggagttgctgctgttgatgatttCCACTGCTGCCGCTGGACGATGATGTGGTGCCAGTGTTGgcgtcgttgctgttgccattgctggtGCTGTGCGACGCCTTAAGACCCCCCGAGGAGCTGCTTGATGCGGCCGTCGAGGAGCCGTGCGACGAACTCGATTGGAGCGTCTCGTTTGAGTTCTTACTGGGATACAAAAAGCGTGCAACGCGAGGCAACGGATACCGCTCAAGGAATACATCAGCGGGCAGAGGTTCCTATTGACATAAACAGATACAGTTGAAGGGCAACACCTAAGTCAACGAGCTTTTTATACTCACCTCTCTTCTGCCGCTGCCTTTGGAGGTCTTGCTGTCGCCGGTGGAGTAGTCGCCGCTGCCATTGAGTCCGCCACAGAAACCCGTGTAGCCGCCATGGCCATTGCTGGCTGTGAGGCCACCACCAGTTGCAGAAGTGACGAcatcgccaccgccaccgccaccactGCCCAAGCCATAGCTACCATTGGCGCTATTGCGCTGG
This window of the Drosophila albomicans strain 15112-1751.03 chromosome 2L, ASM965048v2, whole genome shotgun sequence genome carries:
- the LOC117565820 gene encoding LOW QUALITY PROTEIN: uncharacterized protein LOC117565820 (The sequence of the model RefSeq protein was modified relative to this genomic sequence to represent the inferred CDS: inserted 1 base in 1 codon); the encoded protein is MQRTNIEFERQRHLANWLVKSSPHMAAAAASAAQPPTAAGAIGSTGASTAAVAVIGAGGVAAAAQIAPGNSAVACNGAPPGAHHGPLAMAAATAAVEARKPKLRRFNSHDTSSNMFSVADFENARLARRNEIELKQRLARRQRNSANGSYGLGSGGGGGGDVVTSATGGGLTASNGHGGYTGFCGGLNGSGDYSTGDSKTSKGSGRREEPLPADVFLERYPLPRVARFLYPSKNSNETLQSSSSHGSSTAASSSSSGGLKASHSTSNGNSNDANTGTTSSSSGSSGNHQQQQLHNSSINTLGFSDEVFLLYRLVRQRDIYHGYNAKLQASQRKKTVLIPQEFPGYFSLLNEKGLPTATQYGSLMQLVRERVYKFASVDNMPAFSESSPNAASNSPSHEGCLPTKNRPQYVKTTARGGQVFRLLAVFEDGKQEHGQNGHSHSQSNSLSNCKPHLASGGGYMGRDKEKXRYAQLLNEQRQVLYVPLSTKGKFYEIEPGIPQLLQKLGDTQRKLNPECVHRLGALVSAAKQLPLMLRYISGPAGTEIPEQLCISHVSKEDVVIGCPIDEQYAHSSTPPSAAQPPLQLRKLYWSSDMQLVKCLLGFVSDQRMLANGYVQSLLKFCQFNCDQFLKLVEVELLQRSERSGSKTREGLKILKPLHLPKLLRREKSSMAAITNTSAHEKEDSIIFLSKTDLEQLEAKEAAAAAAAAAATLNSSNETSTQGTNRITERMKVFQSTKKKWFRKQQQHQQQQQQQEDKSCVAELQMDVQAKRMSMERYTDMSKLLQERFGNVDNETSIATVHADTQSLHSETETTTLTTSIDHSSMPKSLDTLLQKSMSLQDIELLNGQRQQRPDLLSAHNAAGNADAISEAGTELEDVENQTPPPQSFITEKLYNEFHVKTRQYSKSSSSLHQLRHFSLPQKMQLHETERERRSLAQFKAEQQQLAKEPITGRRAAGGVSLLGGLVALSPAALLSPTSLVEDDLPYSNVRDSLVLSSLGSVPASAAPQATVAPIAVDYTKENIYAEICASHTCDTFSGVTQLTQLPQHDEGDDNVDDDDDDGDYASLKYQPNGPQSVSRVEINCTPATSAISYHTVYLGEEPLGERHATAGAQHVTTVELAGEDNIYNTLK